A single Cygnus atratus isolate AKBS03 ecotype Queensland, Australia chromosome 11, CAtr_DNAZoo_HiC_assembly, whole genome shotgun sequence DNA region contains:
- the GTF2A2 gene encoding transcription initiation factor IIA subunit 2 translates to MAYQLYRNTTLGNSLQESLDELIQSQQITPQLALQVLLQFDKAINSALAQRVRNRVNFRGSLNTYRFCDNVWTFVLNDVEFREVTELVKVDKVKIVACDGKNTGSNTAE, encoded by the exons ATGGCGTACCAGCTGTACAGGAACACCACGCTGGGGAACAGCCTGCAGGAGAGCCTGGACGAGCTCATACAG TCGCAGCAGATCACTCCTCAGCTGGCCCTTCAGGTGTTACTTCAGTTTGATAAAGCTATCAATTCAGCACTGGCACAACGAGTCCGGAACAGAGTCAATTTCAGG GGGTCTCTGAATACATACAGGTTCTGTGACAACGTGTGGACATTTGTACTGAATGATGTTGAGTTTAGGGAGGTCACTGAACTTGTGAAAGTGGATAAAGTGAAAATTGTAGCATGTGATGGAAAAA acACTGGTTCCAATACTGCCGAATGA